The Solibacillus daqui genome has a segment encoding these proteins:
- a CDS encoding ROK family protein, with protein MSYTLVADVGGTKLATAIFNKEQQLMSKLEVPSDTSSREALYQSLVKSFEQLCTEKAISFDEISKVSIGLPGIVDIEKGIAVYQNNIPWANFPICDCLAEVFHKAEVKMDNDVYMATWGEYCARSFSKETMVYVTLSTGISCCTIVNGEFLRGTGLAGEIGFHILDSEGRTLEQTVAGPTIEKVGRDLLGNPEITLKEMMELYYQGNAIVGTILEPLIQAMVKQLHQMILLLDPHCIVLGGGFFNHHPKVIEQLKLLLQQSFAETPFAEKEQIIESSLNKGEAGLFGAAAK; from the coding sequence ATGAGTTATACATTAGTAGCAGATGTTGGTGGAACAAAATTAGCAACAGCTATTTTTAATAAAGAGCAACAATTAATGTCTAAACTAGAGGTTCCTAGTGATACTTCCAGTCGAGAGGCGTTATATCAAAGTTTAGTGAAAAGTTTTGAACAACTTTGTACAGAAAAGGCTATTTCATTTGATGAAATTTCCAAAGTAAGTATCGGTTTACCGGGTATTGTAGATATCGAAAAAGGCATAGCCGTTTACCAAAATAACATCCCTTGGGCTAACTTTCCTATTTGTGATTGTTTAGCAGAGGTGTTTCATAAAGCCGAAGTTAAAATGGATAACGATGTATACATGGCTACCTGGGGAGAGTATTGTGCTAGGTCATTTTCTAAGGAAACTATGGTTTATGTAACATTGAGTACAGGTATTTCTTGCTGTACGATCGTAAATGGTGAGTTTCTTAGAGGAACTGGATTAGCTGGCGAAATAGGTTTTCATATTTTAGATAGTGAAGGGCGTACTTTAGAACAAACGGTAGCTGGGCCGACAATTGAGAAAGTAGGAAGGGATTTACTGGGGAATCCTGAAATTACACTGAAAGAAATGATGGAACTTTACTATCAAGGTAATGCGATAGTTGGGACAATTTTAGAGCCATTAATTCAAGCAATGGTAAAACAATTGCACCAAATGATTCTATTGCTCGACCCACATTGTATCGTTTTGGGGGGCGGTTTTTTCAATCATCACCCTAAAGTGATAGAACAACTAAAATTACTATTACAACAAAGTTTTGCTGAAACACCTTTTGCAGAGAAGGAACAAATTATTGAAAGTAGTCTTAATAAAGGGGAAGCAGGACTTTTTGGTGCAGCAGCAAAATAA